One part of the Thermococcus radiotolerans genome encodes these proteins:
- a CDS encoding prenyltransferase, whose product MIAKEVLASVEVIPDPYIKSATYAKIGERLAKARDNLYKTAFLRAIETAKEIEDPVTMFRALLSVGYSMGRAGLKSAKRIYQGVLEDSRMLPKAQRDLIMQSAAGYMLALGEVNEAITYALEIENPKARNEMLLEILRVNTRMIGKEHLKVAYRLRKSKLIVDYIDSEPYRSRAMLELIKAYLFLDSYENAISLLREIQVKDWAKQAFKEVAFYLKEKDVLGHYIDALETVANDLIGKFGRDFTVELAFVFALSGEGVPALDLIRRLENSDSIIVEMALELLERDHDVLPSFISAMREEEVALVGKVIMNKILENPKKGSWAIVKAIGNGTSSEEVWAKIARYHVLKGELEGAMRIGSLIQNERLRSIIMADVAHHLVKRGEVERAIDAALEVRNPRFSSILVSEILIKALEQELPGRVKSWNGSRH is encoded by the coding sequence ATGATTGCCAAAGAGGTGCTGGCCTCCGTTGAGGTAATTCCAGACCCCTATATAAAATCTGCAACTTATGCTAAAATTGGTGAGAGATTAGCCAAAGCAAGGGACAACCTCTACAAGACCGCTTTTCTCCGCGCAATTGAGACTGCCAAGGAGATAGAGGATCCTGTGACGATGTTCCGGGCGCTTCTTTCCGTTGGATACTCAATGGGCCGCGCGGGGCTCAAATCCGCCAAGAGAATATACCAGGGGGTTCTTGAGGATTCCAGGATGCTTCCGAAGGCCCAGAGGGACCTGATAATGCAGAGTGCCGCTGGCTACATGCTGGCTCTCGGGGAGGTTAACGAGGCGATAACCTACGCCCTGGAGATAGAGAACCCCAAGGCCCGGAACGAGATGCTCCTTGAAATACTGCGCGTCAACACCAGGATGATAGGAAAGGAGCACTTGAAGGTGGCATACAGGCTCAGGAAGAGCAAGCTGATCGTGGACTACATAGATTCCGAACCCTATCGCTCAAGGGCCATGCTGGAGCTGATAAAGGCCTATCTGTTCCTGGACAGCTACGAGAATGCCATATCTCTCCTTCGGGAGATTCAGGTTAAGGACTGGGCCAAGCAGGCCTTCAAAGAGGTCGCTTTCTATCTAAAGGAGAAGGACGTGCTCGGTCACTACATAGACGCCCTGGAGACGGTTGCCAACGACCTCATCGGAAAGTTTGGAAGAGACTTCACGGTGGAGCTGGCTTTTGTATTCGCCCTCAGCGGTGAGGGCGTGCCCGCCCTCGACCTCATAAGGCGCCTTGAGAACAGCGACTCCATCATCGTCGAGATGGCCCTGGAGCTCCTTGAAAGGGACCACGATGTGCTACCCAGCTTCATCTCCGCCATGAGGGAGGAAGAGGTGGCCCTAGTCGGGAAGGTCATCATGAACAAAATCCTCGAGAACCCGAAGAAGGGCAGCTGGGCGATAGTTAAAGCCATCGGAAACGGAACCTCCAGCGAGGAGGTCTGGGCCAAGATAGCCCGCTACCACGTCCTCAAGGGCGAGCTGGAGGGGGCGATGAGGATAGGAAGCCTCATACAGAACGAAAGACTGCGCTCGATAATAATGGCCGACGTTGCTCACCACTTGGTCAAGAGGGGAGAGGTCGAGAGGGCCATCGATGCAGCGCTTGAGGTCAGGAACCCGAGGTTCTCTTCAATACTGGTCTCCGAGATACTCATCAAGGCCCTGGAGCAAGAGCTTCCGGGGAGGGTTAAGTCATGGAACGGCTCAAGGCACTGA
- a CDS encoding Era-like GTP-binding protein yields MIKVAIIGAENVGKSTLMNALIGGKISEVENLPGTTKGTIRRRFGKLKIPKSMKNPLGGADEFVLIDTAGLFDPQRELRGKVLSEEKFREIINEIVSSDIVIHMVDATVGLHRGMEKLHHMLKFRYEKPIIVVINKVDLVPPERVEKIRQTIKKRLEQDAIPLSLVTYEGFNDLLERLAYYAQYV; encoded by the coding sequence ATGATAAAGGTTGCGATTATCGGTGCCGAGAACGTCGGCAAGTCAACGCTCATGAACGCCCTCATAGGCGGTAAAATCTCGGAGGTGGAGAACCTCCCAGGAACGACCAAGGGAACGATAAGACGGCGCTTCGGAAAGCTCAAGATACCGAAGAGCATGAAGAACCCCCTAGGAGGAGCCGATGAGTTCGTGCTCATAGACACAGCCGGCCTCTTCGACCCCCAGAGGGAGCTGAGGGGCAAGGTCCTGAGCGAGGAGAAGTTCCGGGAGATAATCAACGAGATAGTCTCCTCGGACATAGTCATCCACATGGTCGATGCCACGGTCGGCCTGCACAGGGGTATGGAGAAGCTCCACCACATGCTCAAGTTCCGCTACGAGAAGCCAATAATCGTCGTTATCAACAAGGTAGACCTCGTTCCACCGGAGAGGGTAGAGAAAATAAGGCAAACGATAAAGAAGCGCCTTGAGCAGGATGCGATACCCCTCTCGCTGGTCACCTACGAGGGGTTCAACGATCTGCTCGAGAGGCTGGCGTACTACGCCCAGTACGTTTAG
- a CDS encoding TRM11 family SAM-dependent methyltransferase — MYAVIFGKNPLLSEAEFHAFARRFNLKVGIIDSNRDWMVFNSSPKVERYFHWLGGSLKLVRIVGEGEDAIGDLEYARLFTVSLYGESDWRLWRKLGSAIKREFKAEGPSKFFKPAKVYAMPAELILKGFPEVKDFVFLFREDGSFWVGETVKVTDPFELKKLDVERPVQRPILSIPPRLARIMVNLTEVKKGSFLDPFCGIGTIVQEFVLQGLSAYGSDRDPERIRDAKRNLAWLRKEFRLKNSAHLEVCDARKLKRCFRQRFDAIVTEPYLGKPLKRNPSRGEAIRLANELDRLYYPVFESFGYILKRNGRVVFVFPAYRLSGGGIYRKERKWLAKLGFEVVGRYTDYEERHRLVRDVHVLRYRG, encoded by the coding sequence ATGTACGCCGTGATATTCGGAAAGAATCCCCTCCTGAGTGAAGCGGAATTTCATGCGTTTGCGAGAAGGTTTAACCTAAAGGTTGGAATCATTGACTCCAACCGTGACTGGATGGTATTCAATTCGAGCCCCAAGGTTGAGAGGTACTTCCACTGGCTGGGGGGTTCACTCAAACTGGTCCGGATAGTCGGCGAAGGGGAGGATGCTATAGGCGACCTCGAATACGCGAGGCTCTTCACGGTCAGCCTCTACGGTGAGAGCGACTGGAGGCTCTGGCGAAAATTGGGAAGCGCGATAAAGAGGGAGTTCAAGGCGGAAGGCCCGTCAAAGTTCTTCAAGCCCGCCAAGGTTTATGCCATGCCCGCCGAACTCATCCTCAAGGGCTTCCCAGAAGTTAAGGACTTCGTCTTCCTCTTCCGCGAGGACGGGAGCTTCTGGGTCGGCGAGACCGTTAAAGTCACCGACCCGTTCGAGCTGAAGAAGCTCGACGTGGAGAGGCCTGTTCAGAGGCCCATCCTTTCCATCCCGCCCAGGCTCGCGAGGATAATGGTGAATCTAACAGAGGTGAAGAAGGGTTCTTTCCTCGATCCCTTCTGTGGTATAGGGACGATAGTTCAGGAGTTCGTCCTCCAGGGACTTTCGGCGTACGGCAGCGACCGAGACCCGGAGAGAATACGGGACGCCAAGAGGAACCTCGCATGGCTCAGAAAGGAGTTTCGCCTCAAGAACTCCGCTCACCTCGAGGTCTGCGACGCGAGAAAGCTGAAGCGCTGCTTCCGCCAGAGATTCGACGCAATAGTTACGGAACCATACCTCGGAAAACCCCTCAAGAGGAACCCGAGCAGGGGCGAGGCGATAAGGCTCGCCAACGAGCTGGACAGGCTCTATTATCCCGTCTTCGAGAGCTTTGGATACATTCTCAAGAGGAACGGAAGAGTCGTCTTCGTCTTCCCAGCCTACAGGCTGAGCGGAGGGGGAATATATAGAAAGGAGAGGAAGTGGCTGGCCAAGCTCGGCTTCGAGGTAGTTGGGAGGTACACCGACTACGAGGAGAGGCACAGGCTCGTCAGGGACGTCCACGTGCTGAGATATCGGGGCTAA
- a CDS encoding PIN domain-containing protein gives MRENILLVVNTNVLFSFFGKSTTTRELIFLLSGRLISPEFAIKELYEHKDVITRKARISSEDFEFLISTLREHVMFVGEEFYAEFIPVALEITPDKDDVDFIALSLKVNAPLWSNDKRLKEVNEVQVLTTKEVLKLLGIN, from the coding sequence TTGAGAGAAAATATTCTTCTCGTGGTTAACACCAACGTGCTGTTCTCTTTCTTCGGGAAATCCACCACAACGAGGGAGTTAATTTTCCTGCTATCCGGGAGACTAATCAGTCCGGAATTCGCCATAAAAGAGCTGTACGAGCATAAAGATGTGATAACGAGAAAGGCGAGGATAAGCTCTGAAGACTTTGAGTTTCTGATTTCTACACTGCGAGAGCACGTAATGTTTGTTGGGGAGGAGTTCTACGCCGAGTTCATCCCCGTTGCCCTGGAGATAACCCCTGACAAGGACGATGTAGATTTTATTGCGCTCTCGTTAAAGGTAAACGCCCCGCTCTGGAGCAACGACAAAAGGCTGAAAGAGGTAAATGAAGTTCAAGTTCTAACAACGAAAGAGGTCCTCAAACTTCTCGGCATCAATTAG
- a CDS encoding NfeD family protein, which translates to MGRTKVENLLRLLALMADEIIVGIFIFLILPRMGVEIPIWAGLLVIAVLLAKDFLIAPFVLGGGADRKPEAGPEGLIGRTALVVEDLSPEGVVKLDGELWKAECLNGTAGRGEKVRIISVRGTKVLVERRG; encoded by the coding sequence ATGGGGCGTACAAAAGTCGAGAATCTCCTCAGGCTCCTCGCGCTGATGGCCGATGAGATTATCGTTGGCATTTTTATCTTCCTAATACTCCCACGAATGGGTGTGGAGATTCCCATCTGGGCGGGTCTGCTCGTGATAGCCGTTCTCTTGGCCAAGGACTTTCTAATAGCGCCCTTCGTTCTCGGCGGCGGAGCGGACAGGAAGCCAGAGGCCGGCCCCGAGGGGCTGATAGGGAGAACCGCCCTCGTTGTCGAAGACCTTTCTCCAGAAGGAGTTGTTAAGCTCGATGGCGAGCTCTGGAAGGCGGAGTGTTTAAACGGAACCGCTGGAAGGGGCGAAAAGGTTAGAATAATCTCCGTTAGGGGTACTAAGGTGCTCGTGGAACGCCGAGGGTAG
- a CDS encoding secondary thiamine-phosphate synthase enzyme YjbQ, with translation MLFEVKVPTEEKFQIVDITDEIQHLVWKSDVTSGIVVVFTAHTTTGLAINENEAGLVQDIRAKMKELIPKGAGYAHDRIDSNAHSHLRATLLLNPEVVVPIENGELLLGTWQRILFIELDGPRHRKVLVKICKC, from the coding sequence ATGCTGTTCGAGGTCAAGGTCCCAACCGAGGAGAAGTTCCAGATAGTTGATATAACCGACGAGATTCAGCACCTCGTGTGGAAGAGCGACGTGACCAGCGGCATTGTCGTCGTCTTTACCGCCCACACCACTACGGGCCTCGCCATAAACGAGAACGAGGCGGGGCTTGTTCAGGACATCAGGGCAAAGATGAAGGAGCTGATTCCGAAGGGCGCCGGCTACGCCCACGACCGCATAGACAGCAACGCCCACTCACACCTGAGGGCAACTCTCCTCCTGAACCCGGAGGTCGTCGTGCCGATAGAGAACGGTGAACTGCTCCTCGGAACCTGGCAGAGAATCCTTTTCATCGAACTAGACGGTCCGAGGCACAGGAAGGTTCTGGTGAAGATTTGCAAGTGCTAA
- a CDS encoding CoA-binding protein gives MVRTMPVDRLTDDNLKEILTKYRKIALVGASPKPERDSNDVMRYLLEHGYEVYPVNPRYDEVLGRKCYPSVLDIPDEVEIVDLFVRAEFTMDYVEQAIEKGAKVVWFQFNTYNRDAFKKAKEAGLAAVAHRCIKQEHARLIG, from the coding sequence ATGGTAAGGACGATGCCGGTTGACAGGCTGACCGACGATAACCTTAAGGAAATCCTGACGAAGTACAGAAAGATCGCCCTCGTGGGCGCTTCACCGAAGCCGGAGAGGGATTCCAACGATGTGATGCGCTACCTTCTCGAACACGGCTACGAGGTTTACCCCGTGAACCCCCGGTACGATGAAGTCCTTGGAAGGAAGTGCTATCCGAGCGTTCTCGATATCCCTGATGAGGTGGAGATAGTCGACCTCTTCGTGAGGGCGGAGTTCACGATGGACTACGTTGAGCAGGCGATAGAGAAGGGGGCAAAGGTCGTCTGGTTCCAGTTTAACACGTACAACAGGGATGCGTTCAAAAAGGCCAAGGAAGCGGGCCTAGCTGCTGTTGCCCACCGCTGCATAAAGCAGGAGCACGCGAGGCTGATCGGCTAA